A single window of Streptomyces aquilus DNA harbors:
- a CDS encoding uroporphyrinogen-III synthase, whose protein sequence is MSPTTLPAAGPEHGHVTFLGAGPGDPGLLTLRAVEALASADVLVAEHEVLDVVRVHARSGVAVVNTEPGSSSDPVPGTGAPQLTVVDGSSATAGVPAVRDAAHLVMEAARGGRRVVRAVSGDPGLDAYAAEEMLACARAGVPFEVVPGVAAAVGVPAYAGVPLRDAEGADVRFVDARTASDRCWTEVGASDGTVVVSTTLDSVAAAAGELVAAGRKPDTPMTVTVAGTTTRQRTWTATLGTIAQTLKQAKVLPSPEGGRPVIAVVGERSAAAQRDQLSWFENKPLFGWRVLVPRTKEQAASLSDQLRSYGAVPHEVPTIAVEPPRTPQQMERAVKGLVTGRYEWIAFTSVNAVKAVREKFEEYGLDARAFAGIKVAAVGEQTAKALIAFGVKPDLVPSGEQSAAGLLEDWPPYDPVFDPIDRVFLPRADIATETLVAGLIELGWEVDDVTAYRTVRASPPPAETREAIKGGGFDAVLFTSSSTVRNLVGIAGKPHNVTVIACIGPATAKTAEEHGLRVDVMAPEPSVHKLAEALADFGLKRRAAAVEAGDPVTRPSERRPGARRRRTT, encoded by the coding sequence GTGAGCCCCACCACCCTTCCTGCCGCCGGTCCTGAGCACGGGCACGTCACCTTCCTGGGTGCCGGACCCGGGGATCCGGGACTACTGACTCTGCGCGCCGTGGAGGCGCTGGCGAGCGCGGACGTCCTCGTCGCCGAGCACGAGGTGCTCGACGTCGTACGCGTCCACGCCCGTTCGGGCGTCGCCGTCGTGAACACGGAGCCGGGGTCCTCGTCGGACCCGGTCCCGGGCACAGGCGCGCCTCAGCTGACGGTTGTTGACGGTTCGTCAGCAACCGCGGGTGTCCCCGCCGTGAGGGATGCCGCACATCTTGTCATGGAGGCCGCGCGGGGCGGCAGGCGGGTCGTGCGTGCGGTGTCCGGGGACCCCGGGCTCGACGCGTACGCCGCCGAGGAGATGCTGGCGTGCGCCCGCGCCGGGGTGCCCTTCGAGGTGGTTCCCGGTGTCGCGGCCGCGGTCGGCGTGCCCGCCTACGCCGGTGTGCCGCTGCGCGACGCCGAGGGCGCGGACGTGCGGTTCGTGGACGCCCGGACCGCTTCCGACCGGTGCTGGACGGAGGTGGGGGCCTCGGACGGCACGGTCGTGGTGTCGACGACCCTCGACTCGGTCGCGGCGGCGGCCGGCGAGCTGGTGGCCGCGGGCCGCAAGCCGGACACCCCGATGACGGTCACGGTCGCCGGTACGACCACGCGCCAGCGCACCTGGACGGCGACCCTGGGCACCATCGCCCAGACGCTCAAGCAGGCCAAGGTGCTGCCCTCGCCCGAGGGCGGGCGGCCGGTGATAGCCGTGGTCGGTGAGCGTTCCGCCGCCGCCCAGCGCGACCAGCTGTCGTGGTTCGAGAACAAGCCCCTCTTCGGGTGGCGGGTTCTCGTGCCGCGTACGAAGGAGCAGGCGGCCTCGCTCTCCGACCAGCTGCGCTCCTACGGCGCTGTGCCGCACGAGGTGCCGACCATCGCCGTCGAGCCGCCGCGCACGCCCCAGCAGATGGAGCGGGCCGTCAAGGGGCTCGTGACCGGACGCTACGAGTGGATCGCCTTCACCTCCGTCAACGCGGTCAAGGCCGTCCGCGAGAAGTTCGAGGAGTACGGGCTCGACGCCCGGGCCTTCGCGGGCATCAAGGTGGCCGCGGTGGGTGAGCAGACCGCGAAGGCGCTCATCGCGTTCGGTGTGAAGCCGGATCTGGTGCCGAGCGGTGAGCAGTCGGCGGCGGGGCTCCTTGAGGACTGGCCGCCGTACGACCCCGTCTTCGACCCGATCGACCGGGTCTTCCTGCCGCGTGCCGACATCGCCACCGAGACGCTGGTGGCCGGGCTGATCGAGCTCGGGTGGGAGGTCGACGACGTCACCGCCTACCGGACCGTGCGGGCCTCGCCGCCGCCGGCGGAGACGCGGGAGGCGATCAAGGGCGGTGGCTTCGACGCCGTTCTCTTCACGTCGTCCTCGACCGTGCGGAACCTGGTGGGGATCGCCGGCAAGCCGCACAACGTGACCGTGATCGCGTGTATCGGGCCGGCGACGGCGAAGACGGCCGAGGAGCACGGGCTGCGGGTGGATGTGATGGCTCCGGAGCCGTCCGTGCACAAGCTCGCGGAGGCGCTGGCCGACTTCGGGCTGAAGCGGCGGGCGGCGGCGGTCGAGGCCGGGGATCCGGTGACACGGCCGAGTGAGCGGCGGCCGGGGGCGCGGCGGCGGCGTACGACCTGA
- a CDS encoding helix-turn-helix domain-containing protein: MSSGGVPLDGIGGIIAGHRARARLLPGLSPRQREVAELVTSGLSDPEIADRLFISPRTVRAHVADVLRHLEATSRVEIACAMVLAQVSGFLG, encoded by the coding sequence GTGAGCAGCGGAGGCGTACCGCTCGACGGGATTGGCGGGATCATCGCCGGGCATCGGGCGAGAGCGCGTCTGTTGCCCGGGCTCAGCCCGCGCCAGCGCGAGGTGGCCGAGCTGGTGACGAGCGGGCTGAGCGATCCGGAGATCGCCGACCGGTTGTTCATCAGTCCGCGCACGGTGCGGGCCCATGTAGCCGATGTGCTGCGGCACTTGGAGGCGACCAGCCGGGTGGAGATCGCCTGCGCGATGGTGCTGGCTCAAGTCAGCGGATTCCTCGGGTGA
- a CDS encoding C39 family peptidase, whose amino-acid sequence MPVRHRPGVVCALVSGLLAVGLVTGPAFAADDIEGPDDTDPASTEMATSSFINGARVDDAGEADGTSTEWAKQIKLAVIEASLPDDDDATTTDASGATAAVSYNTIGITTQMQQKHYWCGPAAGRAALTAFSVTKAQSTLATKMHTDSDGTYASKIPAALNAYQSRNGYKDSKNTSSAKDLFARVKINVDGGWKAPLIPLVQGHSLPIWSSNGYHGLHFITLYGYGSDGVSLKYFDPVDANALYGRHAVNRKYVWAAMNANYGGDGKADNELVW is encoded by the coding sequence ATGCCCGTTCGCCATCGTCCCGGTGTTGTCTGTGCGCTGGTCTCCGGCCTGCTCGCGGTCGGCCTCGTCACGGGCCCCGCGTTCGCAGCCGACGACATCGAGGGCCCCGACGACACCGACCCGGCGTCGACCGAAATGGCCACGTCCAGCTTCATCAACGGCGCACGCGTGGACGACGCCGGCGAGGCCGACGGAACCAGCACGGAGTGGGCCAAGCAGATCAAGCTCGCGGTCATCGAGGCCTCGCTGCCGGACGACGACGACGCCACGACCACGGACGCGTCCGGCGCCACCGCGGCCGTCTCGTACAACACGATCGGCATCACCACGCAGATGCAGCAGAAGCACTACTGGTGCGGCCCCGCGGCCGGCCGGGCCGCCCTCACCGCCTTCTCGGTGACCAAGGCGCAGTCGACGCTGGCGACCAAGATGCACACGGACAGCGACGGTACGTACGCCTCGAAGATCCCGGCCGCCCTCAACGCCTATCAGTCCCGCAACGGCTACAAGGACTCGAAGAACACGAGCAGCGCGAAGGACCTCTTCGCCCGAGTCAAGATCAACGTGGACGGCGGCTGGAAGGCTCCCCTGATCCCCTTGGTGCAGGGCCACTCCCTGCCGATCTGGAGCAGCAACGGCTACCACGGCCTGCACTTCATCACCCTCTACGGCTACGGGAGCGACGGCGTCTCGCTCAAGTACTTCGACCCGGTCGATGCCAACGCCCTGTACGGCCGCCACGCGGTCAACCGGAAGTACGTCTGGGCTGCGATGAACGCCAATTACGGCGGCGACGGCAAGGCCGACAACGAGCTGGTGTGGTAG